Proteins from a genomic interval of Chryseobacterium indologenes:
- a CDS encoding MoxR family ATPase yields the protein MENPDHPNIENESSVNLNKQEEQFQSRIDMIELRASLDKVKSEIGKVIVGQESMIEHLLAALLSNGHVLIEGVPGVAKTITAKLLAKTVDVGFSRIQFTPDLMPSDILGTSVFSMKNSEFEFKKGPIFSNFILIDEINRSPAKTQAALFEVMEERQITMDGTRYIMEEPFLVVATQNPIEHEGTYRLPEAQLDRFLFKINVGYPNLEQEIAIIKNQHESKKEDKTEGVGKVITAEQLKSYQHLVKEVIVEGQLMEYIAKIIINTRENQFLYLGASPRASLALLTASKAFAALRGRDFVTPEDIKEASYAVLRHRVIVSPEREMEGLTADEIIRQILEGIEIPR from the coding sequence ATGGAAAACCCTGATCACCCAAATATAGAAAACGAAAGCTCTGTCAACCTTAATAAACAGGAAGAGCAGTTCCAGTCACGAATCGATATGATCGAGCTTCGTGCCAGTTTGGATAAAGTAAAATCTGAGATAGGAAAAGTAATCGTCGGACAGGAAAGTATGATTGAGCACCTTCTGGCTGCATTACTTTCCAACGGGCATGTTTTGATCGAAGGGGTGCCCGGTGTTGCAAAAACCATTACTGCAAAATTACTGGCAAAAACAGTCGACGTAGGTTTCAGCAGAATACAGTTTACACCGGATCTGATGCCTTCAGATATTCTCGGGACATCTGTCTTCAGTATGAAAAATTCGGAATTTGAATTTAAAAAAGGACCTATTTTCTCCAATTTTATCCTGATTGATGAGATCAACCGATCCCCGGCCAAAACCCAGGCGGCATTATTTGAAGTAATGGAAGAGCGTCAGATTACTATGGACGGAACCCGGTATATTATGGAAGAACCGTTTCTGGTGGTGGCGACCCAGAACCCCATAGAGCACGAAGGAACATACAGACTTCCGGAAGCTCAGTTAGACCGTTTCTTATTTAAAATCAATGTGGGTTATCCTAACCTTGAACAGGAAATTGCCATCATCAAAAATCAGCACGAAAGCAAAAAAGAAGATAAAACAGAAGGAGTCGGTAAAGTGATTACTGCAGAGCAGCTGAAAAGCTATCAACATCTGGTGAAAGAAGTGATTGTGGAAGGTCAGCTGATGGAATATATTGCAAAGATCATCATCAATACCAGAGAAAATCAGTTTTTATATCTGGGAGCTTCACCAAGAGCATCGCTGGCACTGCTTACCGCTTCAAAAGCATTTGCTGCATTGAGAGGAAGAGACTTTGTAACCCCGGAAGATATTAAAGAAGCCAGTTATGCTGTTTTAAGACACAGAGTTATCGTGTCGCCGGAAAGAGAAATGGAAGGCCTGACAGCAGATGAAATTATCCGCCAGATTTTAGAAGGAATAGAGATTCCGAGATAG
- a CDS encoding DUF58 domain-containing protein, which translates to MKNLYINTRFFFTLIGVGILYVLAFFFPILMWAAHIVLLLCFLAAMVDYLLLFNQKNALQAQRILSEKLSNGDENFVKIDIKNNYSFKITTKIIDEIPFQFQKRDFLIEKNIDSGSNIYFQYSLEPKERGEYHFGSLNIYASSPLGFVSKRFNFQKDAMLPSYPSFIHLRKYELMALQSEFLLGGIKKVRKLGHTMEFEQIKDYVPGDDIRTINWKATSKTNRLMVNQFQDEKSQRIFMLIDKGRTMKMPFNGLSLLDYSINATMALSHIILRKGDRAGMMTFSKKAENKIAADNKSGQLKKISEALYNIKTDFFESDFNRLYQDVKYSINQRSLILLFTNFETLDGLNRQLKYLRGIAKNHLLVVVFFKNSELQTIINKNPENMQEIYDEIIAEKFEFEKKLIIQELRKYGIYTVYTLPENLNIDVINKYLEIKARGIL; encoded by the coding sequence ATGAAAAACTTATACATCAATACACGTTTTTTCTTTACACTCATTGGAGTGGGAATCCTGTATGTCCTGGCATTCTTTTTCCCGATTCTGATGTGGGCAGCACATATCGTATTGTTACTGTGCTTCCTGGCCGCCATGGTTGATTATCTGTTGCTTTTTAATCAAAAAAATGCACTGCAGGCGCAAAGAATATTGTCGGAAAAACTTTCGAACGGGGATGAAAACTTTGTGAAAATAGATATTAAAAATAATTACAGCTTTAAGATTACAACTAAAATTATTGATGAAATCCCGTTTCAGTTTCAAAAAAGAGATTTTTTAATCGAAAAGAATATCGACAGCGGCTCAAACATCTATTTTCAATATAGCTTAGAGCCCAAAGAAAGAGGAGAATATCATTTCGGAAGTTTAAATATTTATGCATCGTCACCACTTGGCTTTGTTTCCAAGCGCTTCAATTTTCAAAAAGATGCGATGTTGCCTTCTTATCCTTCTTTCATTCATCTTAGAAAATATGAGCTGATGGCTCTTCAGAGTGAATTTTTACTGGGAGGAATTAAGAAAGTCAGAAAATTGGGTCACACCATGGAGTTTGAGCAGATCAAAGACTATGTGCCTGGCGATGATATCAGGACCATCAACTGGAAAGCGACTTCCAAAACCAATCGTTTAATGGTTAATCAATTCCAGGACGAAAAATCACAACGCATTTTTATGCTGATTGATAAAGGCAGAACCATGAAAATGCCTTTCAACGGATTGAGTTTATTAGACTATTCCATCAATGCAACAATGGCGTTATCCCATATTATTCTGCGAAAAGGAGATCGTGCAGGGATGATGACCTTCTCCAAAAAAGCAGAAAATAAAATTGCTGCTGATAATAAATCGGGTCAGCTTAAAAAGATTTCTGAAGCACTTTACAATATCAAAACAGATTTCTTTGAAAGTGACTTCAATCGTCTCTATCAGGATGTAAAATACTCCATCAATCAAAGAAGCTTAATTCTTCTTTTTACCAATTTTGAAACATTGGACGGGCTTAACCGTCAGTTAAAATATCTTCGCGGGATCGCTAAAAACCATTTGCTGGTTGTGGTTTTCTTCAAAAACTCAGAGCTGCAGACGATCATCAATAAAAACCCTGAAAATATGCAGGAAATCTATGACGAGATCATTGCTGAAAAGTTTGAATTTGAAAAGAAACTGATCATTCAGGAACTTCGAAAATACGGAATTTATACAGTATATACACTTCCGGAAAATTTGAATATCGATGTTATCAATAAATATTTAGAGATTAAAGCGAGAGGAATTTTATAA
- a CDS encoding OsmC family protein produces the protein MKITLNRINEDFLFECTNSQGNSILLDNTSQPGAKGVSPMESVLMAVAGCSGIDVVSILKKQRQEITGFQAEVEGERIPVDDAKPFRSINVKFLLEGEIDPKKAQKAAQLSFEKYCSVSKTLEPNVEIGYEVFVNGEKI, from the coding sequence ATGAAAATTACACTTAACAGAATAAACGAGGACTTTTTATTTGAATGCACCAATTCCCAGGGAAATTCTATCCTTTTGGATAATACTTCCCAACCCGGAGCAAAGGGTGTCTCTCCAATGGAAAGTGTTTTAATGGCAGTCGCAGGCTGTAGCGGAATCGATGTCGTTTCTATCTTAAAAAAACAACGTCAGGAAATTACAGGTTTCCAGGCAGAAGTAGAAGGAGAAAGAATTCCTGTAGATGATGCAAAACCCTTTAGATCAATTAATGTAAAATTCCTTTTAGAAGGAGAAATCGATCCTAAAAAAGCTCAGAAGGCGGCTCAGTTATCCTTTGAAAAATACTGTTCTGTCTCCAAAACATTAGAACCTAATGTAGAGATCGGGTATGAGGTATTTGTCAACGGAGAAAAGATCTGA
- a CDS encoding glucosidase: protein MTAEKERLQDTKWKNWGPYVSNRQWGNVREDYSPNGNAWNYTNHNNAESYAYRWGEEGIAGISDVKQLFCFAFSFWNKKDKIVKERFFGLSNPQGNHGEDIKEIFYYLDNTPTHSYMKMVYKYPINAFPYDDLVNENGRRSKQEPEYELFDTGIFDQDEYFDIFIEYCKVDHNDILARVTVCNRSQHEAPIVVIPTAWFRNNWKWGYNTYKGQLNASQNGCIDIGHDSISIKKIYSRNTDVQSVFCDNETNTTKLYGVPHTENNYFKDGINDFIIHHGTDTVNPEKRGTKASFLIDEMIGAGQSKVFEFRLCPNETDEPFAQFEEIFNRRIAEAEEFYQEIQNDPINEDEKNVQRQAFAGLLWNKQFYHYNIGKWLKGDPNFEAPRNFNEYVRNTEWNHLHNKDIISMPDKWEYPWYATWDLAFHCVPLSIIDAEFAKGQLLLLTKEWYMHPNGQLPAYEWNMSDVNPPVHAWSCFRVFKIDEKNNGKPDLLFLEKVFQKLLLNFTWWVNRKDKNGKNIFGGGFLGLDNIGAFDRNMVLKDGQHLEQADGTSWMAMYALNMMRIAMELAQYYQVYEDMAIKFFEHYLYIAEAMENLGEGTKGLWNEEDGFFYDVLQLGNGDSVSLRLRSIVGLIPLFAVEIVDHRLLEKMPNFQARMEWILKNKPELTKLVSHWDEEGQGRKHLMSILRKNRLTKVLSRMLDEKEFLSSYGIRAMSKVYEENPFVFSVHGKENMVYYTPAESDSRMFGGNSNWRGPIWFPINFLIVESLQRFHYYYGNSLKVELPTGSGDKRNLDEVAQNISKRLCSIFLKDEHGQRAFNGGNPKFNYDEHFKDYITFFEYFHGDNGRGVGASHQTGWTATVAKLIKPRLTI from the coding sequence TGGAACTATACCAATCATAATAACGCGGAAAGCTATGCTTACCGTTGGGGTGAGGAAGGTATTGCCGGGATTTCAGATGTAAAGCAGCTTTTCTGCTTTGCTTTTTCATTTTGGAACAAAAAAGATAAAATCGTAAAGGAACGCTTCTTTGGATTAAGCAATCCACAGGGAAACCATGGAGAAGATATCAAGGAAATTTTTTATTACCTCGATAATACCCCTACGCATAGCTATATGAAAATGGTATACAAATACCCTATCAATGCTTTTCCTTATGATGATCTGGTGAATGAAAACGGAAGACGCAGCAAACAGGAACCGGAATACGAGCTTTTCGATACCGGGATCTTTGATCAAGATGAGTATTTTGATATTTTCATTGAGTACTGCAAGGTTGACCATAATGATATTCTCGCCAGAGTAACGGTGTGCAACAGGAGTCAGCATGAAGCTCCTATTGTTGTGATCCCCACAGCCTGGTTCAGGAATAACTGGAAATGGGGCTACAATACCTATAAAGGGCAATTGAATGCCTCTCAAAACGGATGTATAGATATCGGGCATGACAGTATTTCCATCAAGAAAATCTATTCTAGGAATACGGATGTTCAAAGTGTGTTCTGTGATAACGAAACCAATACGACAAAGCTTTACGGAGTTCCGCACACTGAAAATAATTACTTCAAGGATGGAATTAACGATTTTATCATCCATCATGGAACTGATACCGTTAATCCTGAAAAGAGAGGAACAAAAGCGTCTTTTCTGATTGATGAAATGATTGGCGCCGGACAATCGAAAGTTTTTGAATTCAGATTGTGTCCGAATGAAACAGACGAACCGTTTGCACAGTTTGAGGAGATCTTCAATAGGAGAATTGCTGAAGCTGAAGAATTTTATCAGGAAATTCAGAACGACCCTATCAACGAAGATGAAAAAAATGTTCAAAGGCAGGCATTTGCAGGACTTCTGTGGAACAAGCAGTTTTATCATTATAATATCGGAAAATGGCTGAAAGGTGATCCGAATTTTGAAGCTCCAAGGAATTTCAATGAGTATGTACGAAATACGGAATGGAACCACCTTCACAATAAGGATATTATTTCGATGCCCGATAAATGGGAGTATCCATGGTATGCGACATGGGATCTTGCTTTCCACTGTGTGCCTCTTTCCATTATTGATGCAGAATTTGCTAAAGGACAGCTTCTGCTATTGACCAAAGAATGGTATATGCATCCTAACGGCCAGCTTCCCGCGTATGAATGGAATATGAGTGATGTAAACCCGCCTGTACATGCATGGTCGTGCTTCCGGGTTTTTAAAATTGATGAAAAAAATAATGGCAAACCCGATCTTTTGTTCCTTGAGAAAGTTTTCCAAAAACTTCTCCTGAATTTCACCTGGTGGGTGAACCGAAAGGATAAAAACGGTAAAAATATTTTCGGAGGAGGGTTCCTTGGTCTGGATAATATCGGAGCTTTTGACCGGAATATGGTTTTAAAAGACGGCCAGCATCTGGAACAGGCGGATGGAACAAGCTGGATGGCCATGTATGCCCTGAATATGATGCGAATCGCTATGGAACTGGCTCAATATTATCAGGTGTATGAAGATATGGCGATCAAATTTTTTGAACATTACCTTTATATTGCTGAAGCCATGGAGAATCTGGGTGAAGGGACAAAAGGTCTGTGGAATGAGGAAGACGGATTTTTCTATGATGTCTTACAGCTTGGAAACGGAGACAGTGTCTCCCTGAGATTACGAAGTATTGTAGGATTAATTCCGTTGTTTGCTGTAGAAATTGTGGACCACAGATTACTGGAAAAAATGCCGAATTTTCAGGCCCGAATGGAATGGATCTTAAAAAATAAACCTGAGCTTACGAAGCTGGTTTCTCACTGGGATGAGGAAGGACAAGGCAGAAAGCATCTGATGAGTATTCTTCGTAAAAACAGATTGACCAAAGTTTTATCAAGAATGCTTGATGAAAAAGAGTTTTTAAGTTCTTACGGAATCCGCGCCATGTCTAAGGTGTATGAAGAAAACCCATTTGTATTCTCTGTTCACGGCAAAGAAAATATGGTGTATTATACGCCTGCAGAAAGTGACAGCCGGATGTTTGGCGGAAACAGCAACTGGCGTGGCCCTATCTGGTTTCCTATCAACTTTCTTATTGTAGAAAGTTTACAACGTTTTCATTACTATTACGGAAACAGCCTCAAGGTAGAACTACCAACGGGAAGCGGTGATAAAAGGAATCTTGACGAAGTTGCCCAGAACATCAGTAAAAGGCTCTGTTCGATATTTTTAAAGGATGAGCATGGACAACGTGCCTTTAATGGAGGTAATCCTAAGTTCAATTATGATGAGCATTTTAAAGATTATATCACCTTCTTTGAATACTTCCACGGGGATAATGGCAGAGGTGTAGGAGCTTCCCATCAAACGGGATGGACTGCTACAGTCGCCAAATTGATAAAACCAAGACTGACCATATAA